The sequence below is a genomic window from Lolium perenne isolate Kyuss_39 chromosome 4, Kyuss_2.0, whole genome shotgun sequence.
AAGTGGGTAATGGCGATCGATGTCCGTCAGAGTGTAGTGGCTGAAGTGGCTGCAGAGCTGCGGCTGAAAATGGGAGCGGTGAGTGTAGCCCGCAGCTGCTTGTGTCCTGTGCCGTGTCATCTTATCTCCCATGACACGGTACTGTTATCTATCATCATGGACCTGATGATTTATATATATGTCTTGTCAGTTTGGTGATCGATTGGAGTATCTGTTTACGTTTGCCTGCTGAGCGACAGTCTGGATCAGTGTATGTTTGGCTAAGCAAACTTGCAGCGCTATGGCTTATCATTCCTGCCGGCTCCTTTTGGACAATCCAAATCATCTCCGGCAAGTTGCCCGCTCGTTTTGAGCGTTCTTCCAGCAGGAAATACGTGAAAGCGGGAAAGCGAAAGCGCGGGCCGGGCAGGCTTGCTTTCGCCATGATTCTTGCTTGTTCGGACGCGAGAATGGCGCCAACGACACCGCGGTGGCGCGCGACCGACCATACCATTTCTCGTAGCCATCATGGCGTGCAGGCTGCGGCTTCTCTTGTTGCCCTTTTGCCCTTCACGTCAGACTCCACATCGCCTTCAGCAGGGACGGGAGTGGGGTTTAGCCGTCCATATCGCCAGGAAAGGAAGAAGCAAGTTTGCAGATCGGGTCGATGCATCAAACAAGGACGGGTTGCTCTCACTAGGCCATACCATCGAACGATGCAGTCGCCGGTGAAAATCGGCTGACGCCCACCAGAATCATACTACATACCACCTATGTGCCAAAGTCAAAATGCACGGCGTCAGCTGCAAGCAGGTGGCCCCACTCAGATACGAATTCGATCTAGTGACCAGGGCCAACAGCGAAGGCACACCAGTGAGCTTTGACTCCAATGCCATGAGTTTAACGACATATAGATCCACCCTGAACTTGAGTTGAGCAGCCCCTGACaagggagagggagagaagagagacctGCTTGACAAAAGCCTGATGACCTTCCGCAATATACACACCACATTTTTACAAACTAACaccctagctagctagctaaCAGGCTCAAACACCACCTTGCTACGACGAGTGAAGCACCGACGTCTTTGGGTCTCGTCCGGCCGCCTTCTGAAGGTCATTCGAGCTTTTCCGGCGAGGTTTGTCGCTGTTCCTGCCGACGCTCGCGCTGGTCATCTTTCTGCCTGCACCCTTGGGGTCTGATGCCAGTTTCCGGGCTGCCTCGCCGGAGTCCTGAATACCTTCCAGAATTGTGACCACAGCGTCCATGGACGGCCTCATCTTTGATTCGAACTTCAGGCACTCGACGGCGAGGGCAGCAATGGTCTGCGCACCGCTGAGGGAATATTGGCCTTCCAGTCTGGTATCCAGGACGCGGAATATCTTGCGCTTGTGCGTGAGATATGGCCTGGCCCATTCAACGAGGTTGTGCTCTCCCTGGGGCCGGTTCTTGTCGATGGCTCGACGACCAGACAGCATCTCCAGAAGCACTACCCCGAAGCTGTAGATGTCGCTCTTTGCAGTAAGATGGCCTGAAAATGTTGAATGGATGTTTATCACATGCTGATATAGCCTCTCAGGTACATGTTACTAAGAAGTACTGCATGTTCGTTGCCTAGACTGCAGCATTGCAATGTTTTGGCAGTAAAGTAAATTAAGATTCAAAACATAAGAAGGCTTGAAAATAATGGTTTGTTAAATGGATAATTACCACATGCTAAATATGAGCTCTAGGTAAATTTCCTAAATTGTTAAgtgtatatatttataccacaagGCAGCATTTCAACATTTGTGCAGACAATGCAATTCAGAGAATCGAAAACTATGACAGCTACTGTCAAATCATGGAACAACTAATGGTTAAAGGCAATTAAAATAAGCATAAAATATTCACTTTTATAATTTACGTGCATACCATTGAACACACGTCATGAAGAAAAGGTTTAGATTGATCATAAATTTCATGGAATGGCATTTCAGCATTAGATATTCAATATCAGATCCTGGCACACAATGCATTTCTACTGCATGTGAAGCAACTTTAACCAAGCAAAAGTCGTTACAGAAAATGTGATCTGATAGCTTAGACCGACTGCTATTAACTTATGCACTAACATTGCAATGTTTTGGCAGCAAGGTAAATTAAGATCAAAACATAAGGTGGTGTGTAAATAATGATTTGTTAAATGGATGTTTACCGGTTGCTGAATATGAGCTCTAGGTAAATTTTATAAAATGTTGGTGTATGTTTTTTATCAGAAGGCAGCACCTCAACATCTGTGAAGCAAATTCAGTTCAGAGGAATCAAAAACTATGACAGTTACTATAAATCATGGGACAACTTGAACTTATGGTTGAAAGCAATTAAACTAAGCATCAAACATTCCCTTTTATAATTTGTGTTCACGCCATTCAACATTGGTCGCGAAGAATAGATAGATCATAAATTTCATCGAATGGCATTACAGCACTAGATTCTGGCAGAAATCATTATCATTAGACCATCGAACATAGGTCACGAAGAAATACTGCATGTGTAGCAACTTTAACGAAGCAGAAGTTGTTTTAAAAAAATGTGACCAATTGCTAATAACTTATGCACTAACATTCAGTGGTTGCAGTCACATGACAATGTTGCATATCTAAGACAGGCAAATGTGCAATACTTGCTTGATAAAACCCAAAAACTCAAACCAAATGTTACCTGTTGACAGATATTCTGGAGCTGCATAACCATATGTTCCCATTACCCTTGTGGACACATGACTCTTCTCACCAACAGGACCATCCTTTGCCAATCCAAAATCAGAGAGTTTTGCAGTATAGTCCTGGGCAGAAAAATATGCATTCCTTTCAGTAGAGATCACACGATCATAGAGGCTAAACTATGGTGAATTGACGATTCAGTTGCACTTACTGTGTCAAGAAGAATATTGGATGTCTTAAAGTCCCTATAAATAACTTTAGCCTCTGCACTATGAAGGTAGGCTAGTCCTTTTGCAGCTCCAAGTGCAACCTTCATTCTTAGGTTCCACGAAAGAGGTTGAAAGTGTGAGCCTCCTACATGAAGGATTCATATAGCAAGTTATAGCTACAACATACTACAGTCCACAGCGATATTGTATGCAACACAAATAAATATTCATAGGACACTAGTAGAGCACCAAGTACTAGTCCAACTTACTCCTGAAAAGATGATTTTCCAAGCTCCCACGTGGCATGCACTCATACACTAGCAGCCGGTACTCATCTTCCAAGCAATACCCAATTAGCTTGACAAGGTTGGTATGGCAAAATTGGCCAAGGTAATTAACTTCCGCCTATAAATGGACACACAAGAGTCAGAAAAACATCCATGTGCTTGATGAACACATCTGGCGCTGTAAGTAATGAATTTAACGACATCACATAAATGTATGGTATACCAAAATAAACTTCAAAGAAACATGGATTTAACATAACATCAAGgaaaacagcaaaaaaaaaaaggaatgcCAGCTATGCTCACCAACCACTCTCGGTGCCCTTGCAAACCTTCCTGGTTGAGTCTTTTCACAGCAACAGGTATTCCGGTGCCAGGTTTGCAAGCTGACAATGTATGCTCATCAATCCATCCTTTATAGACAGATCCAAACCCTCCTTCGCCAAGCACACTGTCAGGACGGAAGTTCCTTGTAGCTAACCTGAGATCATTATAGCTGAAGACCTTAACATTGGCTGACTGCAAGATCTCACATTCAGTCTTCGCACTTGGAGGCATGGAAGCAGAAGAGGCTCGACTGCTGCAGGCACTAAGCCTACTTCCATCTTTGCCACTACTCCTTGAGAACATTCCTGTAAATTAGGTCTTTAGTCAAATTTCTACTGAATGAAACATACAAAAATACCCGTTTGAGGATTCTATTTTGAAGAAAGTATTTTCTGACGAACAAATTTTAGAATTTATCTATCCCATGTCACAGATCATCATGTTTTTACAGCTTGATTCCATTTTTGTAAGGAAAACTTTGCACCATAACTAGGGACTGGGTGAAGCAAACAATCAGCAATTGGCTTATCTGAAATCCGATATGAGTGTTGGAAGTTGCAAGATTAGCCATTGTCATCTGTGGTACACAATGCTAGCTATAGAGGATAGGTCCTAGAAGTTGATGCGAAGAGCATTTTGGCCGAGCAAGTAACAGAGGTAAGCTGTTGCTGCCTGAGAATGGTGATATGCTCTGGACCAAGAAATTAAATTATTACTAGCATCAAGCACTATGGCAAAATGTACTGTGAAAATCATAGGGGTTCCCCTCCGTCACGTGGTAACATGCATACACTAAGTTTCTAGTAAGCTTATCCAACACACTATGCACCAGTTGCCACGTCACACAGCATACCCGGAGTCTTCCCGCCCCTATGTACCACTAAGTTTAGTTACGCCACACATACAAATTATTAGCAATTAAGAGATGCTTCAATCTAATCAGGTTACTCAAACAAAGCATGTGGCAGCTATACGACAAATTTCTTGTACAAACAGTCCAAGATTGAACTTGACAGTTCATATCATCGCCAACCAAAAAGTATCTTTCCGTTATTGGAAAAGAGAATTTGTTGTTTGTAGCCATGGAACATGCACATTTAATGAGCAGCAAAACCCTACTGACTATGCGCGGGAAACCATATTGAGAGACACGTGtgaataaaaaaaaatcaagatGCATGCTCCATACTGGACTTTACATATCACATATGGCAGCTAAACAGGTGGTTCCCCTTTATCAAGTGGTAACATGCATACACTAAGTTTCTAGTGAGCTTATCCCACCCAATATATACATCAGTTGACACGTCACACAGCATATCCAGAGGTTTATTGTGCATTTGTAGCATATAAGTTCAGTTATAGCACACACATAACAATTATTAGCAATTAAGATATGCTTCAATTTAGTAAGCCGACAGAAGCAAAGCACGTGGCAGGTATACGATAAAATATCTTGTAGACAGTCCAAGATTGAACATAACAGTACAcatacatcatcaccgacaaAAAAAATTCTTTCCGTTATTGGAAAAGAGAATTTGTTGTTTGTACACATGGAACATGCAATATTAATGAGGCAAACCCTACTGAATATGTGCGGGAAACCAATAATACAAATATGTGTGGGAAACCAAAACTGAATATGTGGAAACCAAATTGAGAGGCGTATTTGAATAAAAAAAAAGCAAGATGCATGCTCCATATTGGACTTTACATATGACAGCTAAAACAGGTGGTTTAACAAAATTCAGCATCAACTTAAGCAAGGAACATTTGAGAAGCTTTCAACTAGTTTCACCAATAATATATGACTTTAGACCACAAAGGAACCACAATTAAGAGATGCTTCAATCTAGTAAGGTTACTGAAACAAAGCATGTTTTATCTAAAAGAGGAACAAAGGCCCTGACCCAAACAACGCACGCGGCAGCTATACGACAAAAAATCTTGTAGGAACAGTCCAAGATTGAACTTGACAGTACATATCATCACCAACCAAAAAGTATCTTTCCGTTATTGGAAAAGAGAAATTGTTGTTTGTAGCCATGGAACATGCACAATTAATGAGAGGTAAAAACACTAGTGAATATGCGCGGGAAACCAAAAATGAATATGCGCTGGAAACCAATACAATATGCGCAGGAAACCAAATTGAAAGACAGCTGTGAATAAAAAAATGAAGGTGCATGCTCCATATTAGACTTTATATATAACAAATAAACAGGTTGTTTACCAAAATTTAGCATCAACTTACGCAAAGGAACAACTTGAGCACTTTTCCTAATTTCACCGATAACATAATAACATAAGAATCCAGTCCAAGGAAGGAACCACTATAGAGATATAGAGACAACTAGGCAGAGGAAGCCGCCCCTAAGTTCCAGTGTTACACTTTTCAAATGAAAAGTTTTAAATAATCAAAGTCAACTGATTAGTATACATATCAGAATGTCACAACAGGGCACACTAGACGTACCGCACTGTATTATTAGTCTTTCCTTCAATCAAATGTTTACTACTTGAATATGCGCGGGAAACCAATACGAAACCAAATAGAGAGACGTAGTGAATTAAAAAAACATATCAAGATGCATGCTCCATACTGGACTTCACATATGACAGCTAAACATGTGGTTTAACAAAATTTAGTATCAGCTTACGCAAGGAACAAGGTGAGCACATTTCCTAATTTCACCAATAATATATGAATTTAGACCACAAAAGGAACAGCAATAGAAATATAGAGACAACTAGCCCAAGCAAGCCGCCCCTAAGTTCATGTGTTACATTTTTTTTTAAAGAAAACATGTAAATAATCAAAGTCAACTGATAGTCATTGGTATAGTACATACCAGAATGTCACAGGAGGGCACACTAGACGTACTGCACTGTATTATTATTAGTCTTTGCTTCAATCAAATGTTTATTGGTCAACAACAGAATCCCAGGGTGATTTGAATCCGTCATGCAAAGTGCTCAGTACAGGGTAATGCTAGAAGCTTTCCAAATTTCACCAATAATATATGACTTTAGGCCACAATTAAGAGATGTTTCAATCTAATAAGGTTACTCAAACAAAGCATGTTTTATCTAAAATGGGAGCAAAGGCCCTGACTCAAACGAAGCACGTGGCAGCTATACGACAAAAAATCTTGTAGAAACAGTCCAAGATTGAACTTGACAGCACATATCATCACCAACCAAAAAGTATCTTTCCGTTATTGGAAAAGAGAATTTGTTGTTTGTAGCAATGGAACATGCACAATTAATGAGGCAAACCCTACTGAATATGCGCGGGAAACCAAATTGAGAGACGTGTGTGAATTAAAAAAATCAAGATGCATGCTCCATACTGGACTTCACAAATGACAGCTAAACATGTGGGTTAACAAAATTTAGTATCAGCTTACGCAAGGAACAAGTTGAGCACATTTCCTAATTTCACCAATAATATATGAACTTAgaaagaagtgagcctagctcacttggttagggaagtggatgtacaacccaaccacccaggttcaagtctccAATCTCCAGGGATGCgaatttgggttcttattatttaaaaaCAAAAATCACTGTAGGGGCTCCCCTAAtgtattcctttcaaaaaaaaatgaacttAGACCACAGAAGGAACAGCAATAGAAATATAGAAACAACTAGCCCAAGGAAGCCGCCCCTAAGTTCATGTGTTACATTTTTTAAAAGAAAAACATGTAAACAATCAAAGTCAACTGATAGCCATTGGTATAGTACATACCAGAATGTCACAGGAGGGCACACTGGATGTACCGCACTGTATTATTAGTCTTTGCTTCAATCAAATGTTTATTGGTCAACAATAGAATCCCAGGGTGATTTGATTTGAATCCGTCATGCAAAGTGGGTCAGTACAGGGCAGCGATATATACAAATGCTAGAATATCCACCCCCCCACTCCACTGAGAGAAACCCACATGCCCCATACTGTTTCTCATCCCATAAGGATAAGCACTGCCCAGTTTAAGACAACGGTAGAGCATGTACCACAAGTGGCGGTACAAGCTAGTGAAGCAATCATGCAAGGAAGAAAGCATCGATATCGGATTACTGTACCGGGAAGGTACCTGCTACCTAATAAAGGCCGTAGCAGCTCCAATGGCACGAGTCCTATGAAGGCTTGCAAACGTAGCCAAAAGCTTACTTTAGGGAGACCACCATAAAAGTGATGAGGATGCCTCGCTTTAGGCTAGCTAGCACGTTGAAATCGTGCACCCAAATCCAACTACCGGCCCAAAGCGGGCCTCGTCGACCAATCAAACCAGAGTTTAGGCTATGCAAGTCGGGACTAAACTATGGGGAGTAGGAAGAACCCGGTGGATAACCCCGGTTCCCACCTGAATCCCTCGTAGGAGCTAATGAACAGTGGTGTTGATAGCGTGCAAACGCTTAGTaacctgggaatggactggaattCGCATCTCGGAACCGCCGCGCGCACGAGCGAGCCCCGGTGCTCGCAAGCGGGAATCGACCGAAACTTCATGGGATCACCCCGGAAATCGGTAAGCGAAGAGGGGAGGGCGAACCTGAGGTGCCGGGGTGGGTGCTCCCATCCTTGATCCGTGCGCCCCAGCAGTTCCCCATCCGCCGCGGCACCAGTCACCTACCgagcggcaacagcagcagcaacagccctACCGCACCAAACCGAGGCCGCCCGGGATCACGGACGGCGGCGAGCAGCGGTGTTCCTCATGCGGCGGCGAGGTTCGAGCAGGCGAGCGGGCTAGGGTTGCATCcagcggcggcgggagggtgaTAAATAGCGGCGGCAGAGGGCGAGCGGTGGCGCGGCGCAGCGcgtgaggagagagagagagagggagtgtGAGGAGTTAAtggcggggaggaggaggagcgcgagggAAGCGTGCGTGCGTCTGCTTCTGCTGCCGCTGCGCTGCGCCTCTTGGGAAAAGCCGGGAGGCGGCGTCGTGCTTCGTGCGTGACGCTGGGGCGCGGGCCCGGGGTTACCTTTTTCCTTGCCGTCTCAGGTTTTACCGTGACTTTCTCGTCTGGTTTTACGGCCACCAGCGAGCGACTGACCCCAGTCCAGTGTGACTGTGGGGGCGGTGACGGGGAGTGCGCGCGCGTATACACGTGAGCAGGTGTCCGTCCGACCGACCGGTTCAGCGTTCCTATCTATCGGGCTGGTTTGGGGGGAGGCTCCTACGGCCCGCCTGCacaagccaaaaaaaaaaaaaggtgaagAAAATCTTTCTAAATCTATCTTGAAATCTATAAGATCTAAAAGATCTTAATAGATCTTACCGGCTATTTTGTATTTATGAGACCTCTTAGCCTTTCCTTAAGTACAAGTATTTTACGTTACACCAACTTAATAATAGTACAAAGATATCGATATCTACAATAGCAAATCAGTATCACTACATTATCACATACCATGTTTCCACAATATATTGAAGCCTGTTGGGCGTCCACTGGGGGTTCTGATTTCCCAGCCCCCGGTTGCCAGCCGTCGGATCGGCCATCTTGGACGGCCAGGTCTGTTTTTACTGAATGTAGCAAAAAACCACCTCCCGGCAGCAAAAAAAATAATCCGCTTTTGCTACATTGTAGCAAAAACGGTTCAGTCacaaaaatcaaataaaaggctgagctcgccggagacctcaccAGAGAGCTCGTAGCAAAAAAGGTTATGCTATTGTAGCAGAAAAATGATAATGTAGCAAAACCCAATATCATCGGAAATATTGATGAAGACCTGGCCGGAGACCTTGTAGCAAAATTTATATATTAAAGTAGCAAAACAGTAAAACAATTATACCAAGAAAATGTGCTATTGTAGCAAAAGTGGATATCGTTGGAAACATCGACGGGGAACTCGCCGAGAACTCACCAGAGACCTCATCGGAGACCGCTGTAGCAAACATATTATGTAATTGTAGCAAAACCGCAAAATTGTTGTAGCAAAACAAAGTATTCCTAGGTTGCAAATCCACATAACGGAACCCTCGTTAGAGATATCGACAGAGACCTTGCCGGAAATGTCATAGCAAAACATTTAACCTTTTTAGCAACATTGCTGAATAGTTGTAGCAAAAAAAAGTCTACCATCTCCAACCCCCGAGTTGTAGCAACGCCAAACAACATCGGTAGCAAACTCGGCCACTGACGGTAGCTAAACTGACCAGCGTATGTAGCATCGCCATTAAGTGTGGTGCTTGACTTGGCGGTGAGCATGGAACAGGTGAACGGACACTGTCTCCGACGGGATTAATACGTCTAGGCGGGGTCTCGAACAAGGCGATTGGCACCGGCGATGCCGTCCCCCTAACACGCCTCCAAATGACCGCATGTAGCACCTCTGGGGATGGAGATGAGGCGCAGAGCCACTCGGCCGGAGCAGGAGCAGACAGCGTGACCTCGGGTCGAGCAGAGGCGGGGCTCTTGCACTGCAACGAGCTCCATGACGAGCATGGAGAGGCACGCCAGCGGGCTCCAAGACGAGGGTGCACCAGACGCGGTGGCCGGCCATGGGTCGCGGCGCGCGACAGCGCTTCGTCGGTAGAGTGAGCAACGGCGGCGCCATGGGTTCCCCGGCGCCGACGGTCGGCCAGCCTCGTCGAATCTCCCCGTCAAGGTGGCGCCTCGTTGCGTACAGTGGGGGATCAATCGATCGGGAGGAGAGAGAGATCGATCGCGATTTCTGGGAGAAGGAGCGGATGAACAACGTGTGAGGATAAGGTGTGTGGTGGGACCCACGACTTTGACGGGACACGCGTCAGGCAACCAAGGCGGAGGCTGCGAACGCTCCATCCCCCGGGGGAGTTGAATCATTTTCCTATATTGAATGAGCATTGCGAATGCTGATATTTTTTTACATAAACTTAATTTAAAAGAGCTTTGACTTCAAGCAAAACTAAATAATCTTGTTTACATATAAGGAGGGAGTACTTTTGTTAAAGAAACATTCGTTTTTAGAATGCCTTTTTTTGTTTGTGTGTGGGCGGGGAGCATTTGATATGTAATCGAGTTATATGTATGAGATCAAACACTTATTACTAAGACACAATGGATTGAAATATGGTTATATTTCTTGCGTGGTTTTAACCGTTTTGTTGTATGCCTAATCAATTCACACTATCTATGCTAATATGAAAAGGTACGCACAAAATCCTTCTTAGCCATAAAACCTAATTTATAGGATCAATAATTAAGCTAGATATAAGAAAATTATGTCTTAATTGCATATATATAATCCATTGATAACATTATATTAGTTGTCATTTGTATCTGTTGTCATATTAATTGATATCATCCaacaattttttttgtatttgttGTCATATTAATTGATATCATCTACATCGTGATCTCCCGTGTTTGAGAAAAGTTGCAGGTAAAGGTCCTTCATTTATCAAGCTCCTTGTTGAAAGAACACGGATGCCGCCTAGAAGGGGTGAATATGCGGTCTAGAACTCTTAcgaatatggcttaacaaatgtggaataaaactagtgtttaatttgtcaagcacaaaacctatgctaagcaatacaaccgACTATGTGAtaccaagatatataacttcaagcatgaaggctatcacaaagtaaagtgcataagtaaagagctcgggtataggaataaccgaggtgacacggagacgacgatgtatctgaagttcacactcttgcgagtcctactctctgttggagcggtgtggaggagaaATCACtccaaacgccacgaaggcctcaccGTATTCTCTCGAgtcttcccaccaaaagggaaatCCTTGATCTACTATGGAATCTTAAGGGTGGTCACCAAACCCGCAAAAAGTTTGGGCTATCTCCACAAATtatttggaggctcccaataaatcgccacaaaggcctcacaaaGCTTGAGGAATCTCCAAAACTTAATTGTaggccccaagaacaccacaaagatcacTATGCCATGTAGGGTCTaaggacccaagaggaacaagctccgtGAGCAAACTCCCGAAGTGATATgctcacgaactttcacctccacgtatcacagtggagaactcaaaccgatgcaccaaatgcaatgataagaacaccacaaagatgctccaaTCCTTcagtctcaaattccaacaaaggtactaaagctattggggtgataagagaggaagaataaaTGAAATCCACAAAGAACTTCAAGTTTCTCCAAAATCTACATCTAGGTGGTTCCT
It includes:
- the LOC127292096 gene encoding receptor-like cytoplasmic kinase 176; translated protein: MGNCWGARIKDGSTHPGTSGMFSRSSGKDGSRLSACSSRASSASMPPSAKTECEILQSANVKVFSYNDLRLATRNFRPDSVLGEGGFGSVYKGWIDEHTLSACKPGTGIPVAVKRLNQEGLQGHREWLAEVNYLGQFCHTNLVKLIGYCLEDEYRLLVYECMPRGSLENHLFRRGSHFQPLSWNLRMKVALGAAKGLAYLHSAEAKVIYRDFKTSNILLDTDYTAKLSDFGLAKDGPVGEKSHVSTRVMGTYGYAAPEYLSTGHLTAKSDIYSFGVVLLEMLSGRRAIDKNRPQGEHNLVEWARPYLTHKRKIFRVLDTRLEGQYSLSGAQTIAALAVECLKFESKMRPSMDAVVTILEGIQDSGEAARKLASDPKGAGRKMTSASVGRNSDKPRRKSSNDLQKAAGRDPKTSVLHSS